The Gossypium raimondii isolate GPD5lz chromosome 2, ASM2569854v1, whole genome shotgun sequence genome segment cCCTTTCAACTTTAGACTCTGGACAACTGCACCTTCAAACGACCTCCAAAGCCGGGCCTGGTCCCAACAACTTTTTTATGCGGAATTTTCTTATTCTCTTTTCTTGACTTATGTCAACCATTGTCTTTTTTTGAGCAACattctaaaatttctaaaacaaatttttatctaatgaaataatttaaattaaaaataaaatggagtCTCTCGAAAACATGTAATCTCTGCGTAGAAAAACTTTGGTCTCAATTGTAGACTTTTCAAAAGTGAGGACTTTAgttgattttggaaaaagatAGTCAGAAAAATAGGTCCATATCCTAAACTaacaataaaaacatgaatttctTTGAAACCAAGCAAATGAGAAGttctatttttcaaagtcaaaacTTTTAAttgtcttcaaaattttaaattattttcattggCAATCAGAATCTACAATCAATTTCGTATACCAAAAAcctataataaattttaaagggatCATGAATGGATATGGTGgggattttttaaatataaaattttacaaaatataaattttctataaaatttaaatttgttttttttttttgctttacaATTATACCTCCAATAAACGTTAAAAAATAGTCAGTGACATCAGTTTTCCtccaaaagaaaatggaagattatttttcaaaaataaaaatcttaaaaggGTTTTTacaaattgttatatttataataaagaATTAATAAGTTCTTTATCGTCATTGGATGACTCTTCCAAGATCTGTTGTTTTTCGTTGAATCTGTGTTTCTCTTTTAAGAATTGAAAAGGGatggaaaattttcaagctTTCTTTCTAAAATGGTGGGTACAaagatatatgaattttctGATCTTTAAATGTTAAGtaaaataggaggataatacatTTCAAGACACTCAAACTCACATCATTTCGTAAAGGTAATAATGCTCATGTCAGTCGAGCTAAACCTTAATCaacaaaatataatctttttataaataagtttaggataattctaaataaaataaatttacatatctttctcatataaaattttgcatataatATATCGGATTGGCATCCAACAAGTTACAATAACTCATATCACATGCCATGCTTCCAAGAAAGCATTGAGTTTAGTAAAATAGTACGGCATCCAGCAGTGGACTAGAGTTTGCTAGATTGATTACCAAACAGGAGTTTGCTAGATTCATTACCATACAAGGAATGACGACCTTCGGCAATTAACTCCCCTGTTGCTTTGTTTCTGATATGAACAAGTGTTCCTGCATATCCTCCTCTTTCTCCTAATGCCTTTGAGGTAATCTCTAGCTCATCCTGCAAACCGGATTACAATCCTATTAAAACACCCACTAATTCTGCTTATCTGAATCCACAATATCTACGTAAAAAAGTTTGGATATCTACAAATATCCGAATCTGTATTATCCATTGTCATCCCTAGCTAAACCCAAAATGACTTGATCCCAAAGTGATTCACCCAAAAACTCATTTAACAAACCTAATGATATAAATCCCATATGACCAAACTTGAAACAACCCAAATTCAAAATGATCTAAAATCGAAATTAGTCAAAATACCTTATTAGAAACCTCTCAAATTCATCCAATCCAAAAACCAAAACAACCCGCTTTAGATAGATCCAATCTCACATcctcttttacaacttttaacTAGCATACCTTTCTATTATTCCCAAGTCGGATAGTGAAAAAGTCAATCTGAtttaaattcatcatcaaattgGCTAACAGACTCAAGCCACAGAAATCAAGAAATAAGTAACAGAGTTGGATTACTTTCTGAAAACATTCAAATGCACTACTATaagaaattattagtactaaaTCCAAAGCAACTCACAACATTAAAAGCCCTAGAAATTCTTGATTGAATTCATGAAAAAAGATTACTTACACCGAGCTTAGCAGTTCCCAGAAACGAAATGGACATATCCACTGAAACTTTCATAGGAACACCAATAACAAAGACCGCTGACCCACCGACTTCATCCACAATATTCGCAATTGCTCCCGTTgctaaatttccatttttatccTGCCAAAGTTCATTtattcaacaaaaacaaaatcaaacccAAATCATATGATTCTAATTCAACAGAATCTTAGATCGGGGGGTTTTTGGAAAGCTTACGGTGAGGCGAGGAGGAACTTTGAAAGTGCAGGAAACGAAGCCAGGCTCGACCTTGTCGACACGGATGCCGCGTAAGCCGAAATCGTTGTAGAAGCTACGCTCGTAACCGACTCGGTGGGGGTGAATAGTGAGTCGTGACACTGTCTCCTCTGCTTCTTTGTCTAGTTGCAGGAGTTCCTTCACCTTTTCCATGTCTGATTTCCCTTAGATCTCGTGCTGAGATTGTGAGAACTGAAAATCTGGAGATTCAACGGTTAAAGCTTAAAAAGTCGTTGCTCTGTTACCTGTAATTCAATTGGGGCTGGGTCAGTCGGATTGGACTTCACTTTTGTCCTTTATGCTGGTTTTTGAAGTCTTTTACTAGATTGGGCCAAGAGAAAACAACTTACCATTTACCAAATACTAATATGAGTCtaagaaatatttgaatatattaatatagattttattgttggaatttttcttttcttttattatttataagactTATGactttaattttactaaaatatttggttaaataaatatattttataaaaaatttatcatacttataaataagaattttaattctattaaaattttattaaataataaataaatattttaaatttcatatatttaaattataatatttccctaaaaataaaaaagaaaattatattacttttattttaaaaggatttttaattatttatataatctaATTTATATTATCTATCAACTATTATGGTCAATTTATTGACTATAATAAAAGCAAACTTTGAACAGTGTAGTACAAATGTCATTTTTGAATGGtacaaaataacttttattattttgaataattttatttttattaattatgtgaaacaaaattatattcaaCACTGaatataatcaatattcttatttatgatttgattttttatattataacatttggatttttaataatatatttttaattatttcaacaattcaaataatgaatattactttatatatattaattagagtattttaaaaattaattaaagatttaaaCGTGCAAAATCATGTGCAACGTTGTATGGCATTAGAAACtagtaaatttataaattgataatgaattatatataaatatctttataaataCAGATTTTAAAGgcttaatatatcatttggtatataAATTTGATACTTTTATTCGATGTAGTACCTATATTTTTGGGATTCATTGTTGtacttatgtttgaaaaaattatacatCAGTAAATAAAAGTAACGAtgttagtttattaatatttaatttaaaatttaaaattaatttaatcaaaatttataattaattaacaataataagaATTAACTCTCTTCAAAAtcctgaaatttaaaataaataaaaatcacaaCCACCAATGAATTCCTTGAAAAGAGGAATAAAcctatataaaaaatgttataaaagtcAATTCAATGTTATAAAGTTAATTCTGCAGTTTCTATTTGgatctaaaattatatattaatttggtatttttttaacTTGGTACTTATTCTTTTTACTACATACCAAAATGTAAGGTTGTATATCAAGTATTGGTTGTCAATGTCAcatcaacatattttaataatgttaccCAGGTATCTAAAAATCGTATCGAGTTGATTTACGATTttcaagtttaggtaccaattaagtcaaaaaaaaatttagataccaaatAGGTATAAGTTACCCAAGTCTAGGtacctttatatatattaaacttaaaaaattcacaattaacactaaatgtattatattaataaaaaggtaaactaccaaaatagtcacttttgtttaccttaggttacattttagtcacttatgtttgaaatgttacattttagtcacatATGTTTGTGTGCTGTAACATTTTAGtaactgagccgttaattgtcgttaatagTGTAACGATAAGCTGATGTGACatgttaaattatcatttcaaacaaaaaatttaggttaaattatacaattggtccctatatatttttttctttttgagcaatttaattttttcttttatgttcttttaacttttcttttctttttctttattttcctttctcttctgcttctctcTCTCTGTTTCCCTCCATTCTCTatctcttttaacgtagtttttttatattcttcacttgttaaaacttttttatacttatgaaaaaagaaaaggcgaaagctgaaaccaaaataaaacttgcttCGCATATTCTTACCCCCACAATTACAAACCCTCATCATCCCTTATCGCTTTAACAAACTAATTTTGATATCTCAATGACTTAGTCCACAAGCTCGTCTCACTAGAAGACCTCTCCAGTCATGGCTTATGGCAGTCCACCCTCAACAAAGTTTCCTGAGCTCATTCCCTTAACCTCCTAACCAACCCCCATGACCATCTTATATATCTTACCTACAACACTCTCGCCCTctcgaaattaaattgttttacaaaTTCTTCAAATGAGCTCTACactctcaatgactaaaatgaccaCCATACGAAACTTACCCTAAACTTTACCTAAACCGGTTTGGTTCCATGCTCCATTTCTCTCTTCGGTTCATCCATGCCCGACTTCCAATCAAGTTTGCTTGGGAATATCTAAGAAGGTTTAGATCAAATTTATcgtttgcttaattttattcatcagaaaatagaagaaaaggaaataaataatatacacaattttgtaaaattttggaaacgaaaaaatttttgttttgaatataaagaattcaatttatgtttagattttattaatgatatggtttttatattgattaattagatccaattttattttcaaaattaggttataTTCAAACAGAGATTTGATTAAGAATGATTGATATTTGGTTTTGAGTGAAATTCAATTTAGGAATCATGTGAAAAAATAAGGACTTGGTTTATTTGGTGAGAAAAGATTATGTTTTTGCAAAGTGAATAATATGAGAAggagaaaaatagagaaaacaaagggaaagaaaaaggaaaagaaaaaagaaaaaattaaattgttcaaaataataaaagtataagagcttattttaacaaatggaaaatatagaaaattacgttaaaagaaatgataaatggaggaaaatagaggagaaggagaagaaaatggaaaataaagaaaaaaatggggaaagttcaaagaacataaaataaaaaaattaaattgctcaacacaaaaaaaaatatagggatccattgtataatttaacctaaaatttttgtttgaatgatgatttaacgtgccacgttagcttaccgttacactGTTAATAACAATTAACACTTAGTggctaaaatgttacaacacaataaAGTAAGTGATTAAAAcctaacatttcaaacataagtgactaaaatgtaacatgagacaaacaaaaatgactatagTTTTCCCTTAATAAAATCATGagaattcaaatataataatatttctaattAACTTTTTCAGCCAATGAAGTTTTGGCTTGATGGTAAATTTAAGGCCTTTGGAACTTTGAggtcttaaatttaaatttcaccttatgtaaatatgtggattctcttctaaatttattttaggagTCCCACCTTATGTAAATATTGATAATCTCGTACATGCATGCATCATTCACATAGACATTTAGTTGAGTTTCAGTTATCTTTGCTATAACTAAATACTAAGTGGTTATAGGTTGTTATGATTGGTTGCTAGGAGTTGACTTGGTCAAATCAAGAAGCCAAGATGATTTGTGATAGGTTATAAATACTCTCTCTTCCTATGACTAAAGAACAATTTTTTagaatagaataaataaaaccatacaaCATTTCTTATTCATCTTACCTTTTTACTCATCTTTTTTCTTCTACTTTCCTTTTATATTCAAACTTTCTTCTTTGTCAAACTTTGTACTAGACTGTAttatggtatcagagctttaaGTTTTACAGCGTTAGTCTCGATCCatgatttttttgttcaaagGTTCTCAAgctattttttttcatgaagATTCTAAATCCTCCAattgcaaattttaaaaatgaatatgtCGAACCTTAAGTACTCTAATCATTAAAGTCATTCTCCAACAAATCTATAATTCTTAACTTAGATTAAACAAATTACCTTTTGGCTTCAACAAGTGTTCTTTACGCAAGTCATTctgtaacgccctaaaaatcccttatatatttgttttcttatgtttgtgacacaaatatatGCCTGTTTCAGTGGTTATGTATTCTAGAAGTGTTTAAGAAGTattgggttcaagccttggcttgggcaaaatttttgttttaattgaataaacccCTATCTTTAGTCAGTaggcttaaaaataaatattgaaaaaaaaatgtaagaaTGGACctactggtctggtggttaagtggtGTGATGTAGTGTTAGGGGTCTTGAGTTTGAATCTCTGTATGTGCAAggaggatttttttttgtacatGTGCCGTGAAGGAGTTTGAAATATGGTAAAATTCTAAGTATTTGAGGAGTGTGGGGATGTTGTGGCCGATTTTTAGGAGTTTGTTGAGGGAATTTCGATTTTTGAGGGATTTGGGGGATTGAGGGGAGTGTTTTGGGGAGATTTGGATGGAAGAATTTGGATAAAACCTAAACTAGTAGTGGTAATTTCAGTTACTCTCTCTTTCTCCCCAATTTTCTGATAGCTTTTGGTTTTTCTCTTTACttccatcttttattttttcttcttattttttttacttttgctGTCGTTCGGTTCTTCACAACCTCCACCTACTGCCGAAATTTTGAGATTTCCATGCTCTTTTTTTGTTCTCTCCAAGCCGAATGATAACTACTTCTTTTCCAAATCTCGGTTGCTCCTAATCTTTGGACAATTTGAATTTATTCTCTTTGCTGCcgaattgctgccaaaattgCTACCGAAAGTTTTTTCCCATCAtcttattcttattttcttttcctatttgCTTCATTGTGTTCATTCGTTCCGTGAGTAAGCGTACGTTTTCGTGGTACAGTAAGTTTTGTTTCTAGTTCTTGATTAACTTTTGTTTGGTTAAGTGGTTTAAGGGGATTTTCTGTTGGTTGTTTAGGAGTTGACCAAAGGGCTAGAGGTCTTTGATTGACATCTTAAGTGGGCGAAACCTCCCTCCTTACTCTAGTGAAGGTATTGTTGTTGTGAGTTTAACACTTGGtcaacttttatgtttttgattgaGTAAATGTTTAAGTGAATAATTGGTGATTGATTGGTCAAATGTATGTTTCAAAGACTTGGGGCagttttcttaacaaatagaaatcaggtgtgtaaacccTGCCTAAAACGTAAACCGGCAAAAGCCAAAAATTATGGCAATTGACGCTACACGAGCGTGCACTCGCTCGTGTGGTAAACCAAATGTATAAAATGTGGGCATTAGATTGTTGCGGTCCCCATGAGTGATTTCGTGATCTTAGGTTGTTTTGGGCCACGATGAGCCGAAATGGGTTATGTGGGCCCAACAGGCTTGTGGACCCCACACGGGTAAACCACACGAACGTATGGAAAAAATTGGGCCAAACTGTGTAATTTCATGACCGTGGCCAATTTTGGGCTTTGAGGCCCACACAAGTGTGTGACCTATATGAGCCCACATTATGGGCCTTGAGCCcaatttcactgtttgactgttaaggttgcacgggttgcTTGAGACGACTGTGAATCTACTGATGGGTCAGTAAGTAaacctaaactcccaaactgatatgaaatgactgttatgcccTCACGTGGTAAAATGCCTGTTATGccttatgttataaaatgactgtatgttttatgttatgtatgattgTATATAAGCATGCCACGATATATATGTTGCATACAGGTATGTTATATTGCATGGGAATGGGATTATTATGATTGGAGGAAGTTTATCAGATTGGCACTCTCTGCTGCAAATCTGTTAGTGTCATGACGGTGCTAATTTTGGAGTGAAGGGATGGGTGGGTGAtattatccccacatggagtgctGGGCTAGATGGAGTGGAGTgcagaggctggatgggtaagATTTCTAATTGCATGTCTGAACTGTTACTAtcactgtaatgggctaaggcccacattgatactgatactgtaatgggctaaggcccaacgGAACTAAACTGTTATTGaattgggcttaggcccagactgCACTTGCCTAAGGCCTAATTGGCCATTTTGCTTATATGAGGTTACACACTGAGTGTTCATAAACTCACTCATTTGTTTATCTTACAAGTAATCCCCAGTCTTAGGGATCGGCATTGCGAGAGACTCGGAGGTGACCATAAAACCGCACCTACTTCTATACTCGATTTTTACTGACAATAATTTAACTTGGGTATttgttgtaataaggcctctttaaattgttaacttttaatttgagattttttttttaaaatcttactGATAGTAGTAGGACGCGGATTTTcaaaagatgaatgcttttcaAGACACCACGTTTTCGTAAAATACTGTAAAAGCTTCCGCATCAAACAACGTTTTAAATATAGCAACAAACTAATATGATCAACAAACTGCTAAAAACAACTGGAGTTTTCAATAAACGAGAATTAATAtagaatgagtttttttttcaatgaaactatattttcgaaaaaaaaacacttcaatgtgatatCGCCAGATACGaacataacgtctaggccgattTTGAAGTGTTACACAttctttttaaaagtatattgagAATGCTTGCACTTTTCAAAGTTCATTGTTGCTAAAATTGGAAATAAGGTGATGAATTCTGAATATCTTACTTTTAAACAAGATAGTGCTTTAGCTTTGTGGTTACTTGTATCGATTAGCTCAAGTATATTGCTTGCACTTGTTAGATGCACATCCTCATATGAGATTTGGAAAAAAACttcaacaaatattttctaCCTTATCCATGACATGAGTTATGCATCTTCATTGTATAATTAAAAAAGTCTAAGAAACCAGGATCAATCCATGCTTGAGTATCTTGCTGAAGTACAGACCATTTATGATAATATTGCAAGTTCTGGTCATCCCCATTTTAGACACCGCGTATTATTTAACTATCCTTATCGGATTACCTAGTGACTATGAGTTTGGTTGTGGCGGTTATAACCTTTGGTATGCAACCATGTACCTTACAAGGAGTGAACAatgttttgattgaatttgaagcTAGGCAAAAGATACTATTTTGCaacaaagagaaaaatataCGAGAGTGCAATGTTTACTTTTAGTTTATACTTTTGAAAGTTATGTTCCAAtgattaatgatttaattttg includes the following:
- the LOC105788730 gene encoding uncharacterized protein LOC105788730, whose translation is MEKVKELLQLDKEAEETVSRLTIHPHRVGYERSFYNDFGLRGIRVDKVEPGFVSCTFKVPPRLTDKNGNLATGAIANIVDEVGGSAVFVIGVPMKVSVDMSISFLGTAKLGDELEITSKALGERGGYAGTLVHIRNKATGELIAEGRHSLYGNESSKLLFGNQSSKL